A single region of the Micropterus dolomieu isolate WLL.071019.BEF.003 ecotype Adirondacks linkage group LG18, ASM2129224v1, whole genome shotgun sequence genome encodes:
- the klhdc7a gene encoding kelch domain-containing protein 7A: MPIAELLGVQLDMQLLLKLGLSVAAVLLVSWAYRFYSSRDEKKIQISVYDDKEPENATCKNCKTTLRCRSSPKHGTDDGGKRPRPLHIDSANNDLTSDSNKETPAEACPHQAKKTTESGMASTTGRRSPCFLQKLEGSVGVGRELRQNLERQGAYSSFLSKAEIKVEDANVVLEGTGDQIVHGKIYDYYVESSSHSITDSNTVLGHFERNSDSQPVEYKSRGSGLTESPSSVSPIIIRDLVLPQSTVEDPSSLRCLKLRHPARPVLLRKESYLSAAEQSDFPIPFLTSRVSTPMTHSLASTSNESISVHPMICVSTDSKGLNVREGADLETVAGAPFLHLPAKTLEGTDLESLKSKLDLGNCLEMLCLAKKHGQASMQQAALRVMSDNYLQVLRDPNIYGRLMAGEREQIQKQRMRGRRFVMVADMDPLDWARNTGQQIAETKQTRTSSAVYYYDDNKDAWHTLCLFPQEVISKACAMCTMDNYLFVAVGCQDTDREMTPSKRVFCYNPLTSIWKEISPMNEARPRCKLAALEGYIYAIGGECLSSVERYDPRLDRWTFVAPLPNDTFAVAHHVTVCNGELFVSGGTLRYMLLRYSPKTNTWRSSVLVGSKDRTVDMVAVGRFLYRFDVNPLLGVSVYRYHTVARLWYECSSKRLQHCSAFQCVTMDDKIYCVSRQFTMRLEADEISPAFIDENLSVLSAAKGILFPFVLSLPEKKPQQTSV; the protein is encoded by the exons ATGCCCATTGCAGAGCTTTTGGGAGTCCAGCTCGACATGCAGCTGCTGTTGAAACTGGGTCTCTCTGTGGCCGCAGTGCTGCTGGTTTCTTGGGCCTACAGGTTCTACAGCTCCAGGGACGAGAAGAAAATTCAGATCTCTGTGTATGACGACAAAGAGCCAGAAAATGCAACCTGCAAAAACTGCAAGACGACACTACGATGTCGAAGCTCACCAAAACATGGCACCGATGATGGGGGCAAGCGACCCAGACCCTTGCACATAGACTCAGCCAATAATGACCTGACATCTGACAGCAACAAGGAAACGCCCGCAGAAGCTTGTCCACACCAAGCTAAAAAGA CAACAGAGAGTGGGATGGCCAGTACAACGGGGCGCCGCTCCCCTTGCTTTTTGCAGAAGCTGGAGGGCAGTGTGGGTGTGGGCAGGGAGTTAAGGCAGAACTTGGAGCGTCAGGGAGCCTACTCCAGCTTCCTCTCCAAGGCAGAGATCAAAGTGGAGGATGCTAACGTGGTGCTGGAAGGAACAGGAGACCAGATTGTGCACGGAAAGATATATGATTATTATGTTGAGTCTTCCTCTCATTCTATTACAGACTCAAATACTGTGCTGGGTCATTTTGAGAGGAACTCTGATTCACAGCCAGTGGAGTATAAAAGTCGTGGCAGCGGCCTCACAGAATCTCCTTCCTCTGTGAGCCCCATCATTATACGTGATCTTGTTTTACCACAAAGCACTGTTGAGGATCCCTCGTCGCTCAGATGCCTTAAGCTGAGGCACCCTGCTAGGCCTGTACTCCTACGCAAGGAGAGCTATCTGTCTGCAGCTGAGCAGTCTGACTTTCCCATTCCCTTTCTAACATCAAGAGTCTCAACTCCAATGACTCACTCTCTGGCATCAACCAGCAATGAGTCCATCTCTGTTCACCCTATGATCTGTGTCTCTACAGACAGCAAGGGCCTTAATGTAAGGGAGGGGGCAGATCTAGAGACAGTAGCAGGGGCACCATTTTTACACCTTCCAGCAAAAACTCTTGAGGGCACAGATTTGGAAAGCTTGAAGAGTAAACTTGATCTGGGTAACTGTTTGGAGATGCTTTGCCTGGCCAAGAAACATGGCCAGGCCTCTATGCAGCAAGCAGCCCTGCGAGTCATGTCGGACAACTACCTCCAGGTGCTCAGGGACCCCAACATTTATGGTAGGCTAATGGCTGGTGAGCGGGAACAAATCCAGAAGCAGAGAATGAGAGGGAGAAGGTTTGTCATGGTGGCAGATATGGACCCTCTAGACTGGGCAAGGAACACAGGACAGCAGATAGCAGAGACAAAGCAGACGAGGACATCCAGTGCAGTGTACTATTATGATGACAACAAAGACGCCTGGCATACACTCTGCCTGTTCCCACAGGAGGTCATCTCTAAAGCCTGTGCCATGTGCACAATGGATAACTACTTATTTGTGGCAGTGGGCTgccaagacacagacagagaaatgaCACCCTCAAAGCGAGTGTTTTGCTACAATCCTTTGACATCCATTTGGAAGGAGATCAGTCCTATGAATGAAGCCAGGCCCCGCTGCAAACTGGCAGCTCTGGAGGGCTACATCTATGCCATCGGAGGGGAGTGCCTCTCATCAGTGGAGCGCTACGACCCACGATTGGACAGATGGACATTTGTGGCTCCACTGCCTAATGATACATTTGCTGTGGCACATCACGTCACAGTGTGCAATGGAGAGCTTTTTGTTTCTGGGGGAACTCTTAGATATATGCTACTGCGCTACAGCCCCAAAACCAACACCTGGAGGTCAAGTGTGTTAGTAGGCAGCAAAGACAGAACTGTAGATATGGTAGCTGTGGGAAGATTTTTGTATCGGTTTGATGTTAATCCACTTCTGGGTGTCAGTGTATACCGTTACCATACAGTGGCTCGACTGTGGTACGAGTGCAGCTCCAAACGGCTTCAGCACTGCTCTGCCTTCCAGTGTGTCACAATGGATGACAAAATCTACTGTGTCAGCCGCCAGTTCACCATGAGGCTTGAGGCTGATGAGATCTCTCCTGCTTTCATAGATGAGAATTTGAGTGTCCTCTCTGCAGCAAAGGGCATACTTTTCCCCTTTGTCCTTTCACTCCCTGAAAAGAAGCCTCAGCAGACCAGTGTGTAA
- the aadacl4 gene encoding arylacetamide deacetylase-like 4 has translation MDISSAILIIGFAALVAAFLLLVIGLVHSELMNSDIPHGVRNSGKLHMVHGLFVGIAIVGRILHRLSICHQVSFIRWFVACFLTRLNPVPAGLRVKDWKFSEVPVRVYEPTTVCEGLRRGLVYFHGGGWVLGSIDSVDEVCRHIAMESDTTVVSVGYRLAPEHRYPAQLDDCETAMCHFLSVAEAEFSVDSHRVAVGGDSTGGNLAAALCQRLARREDGHLPFPCAQVLIYPALQMADFNLPSYQQNHAVPILFRGRMAFYFLQYLSGDMSVCQDVLEGNHVPTELRPSYKKWLSPSNLPPECLVRGFREHPPPEYDGEVYHTIKAGLEPEVSPLLADDAVIQKTPPTFILTCEYDVLRDDGILYRKRLLDLENYVTWQHMMDGFHGMINFFNQGLLTFPAAVQVVDSVVDYMKTL, from the exons ATGGACATCAGCTCTGCAATTTTAATAATTGGCTTCGCTGCTCTTGTTGCAGCCTTCCTCCTTCTGGTAATTGGACTTGTGCACTCTGAGCTGATGAATTCAGACATTCCTCATGGGGTTAGAAATAGTGGGAAGCTGCACATGGTTCATGGTTTGTTTGTTGGCATAGCAATCGTG GGCCGGATCCTACATCGTCTGAGTATTTGTCATCAGGTCAGCTTTATCCGATGGTTTGTGGCCTGTTTTCTGACTCGCTTAAATCCAGTTCCTGCGGGCCTGCGAGTGAAGGATTGGAAGTTTTCTGAGGTGCCAGTGCGAGTCTATGAACCCACCACTGTGTGTGAAGGCTTGAGAAGAGGTCTTGTGTATTTCCATGGAGGAGGATGGGTGTTGGGCAGTATAG ATTCTGTTGATGAAGTCTGTCGGCACATCGCTATGGAGTCGGACACCACTGTGGTTTCTGTTGG GTACCGATTAGCCCCTGAGCACAGGTACCCTGCCCAGCTGGACGATTGTGAGACAGCGAtgtgtcacttcctgtctgtggctgaGGCAGAGTTCAGCGTGGACTCTCACAGAGTGGCAGTTGGAGGGGACAGCACTGGGGGTAACCTGGCAGCAGCACTGTGCCAAAGGCTGGCGAGGAGAGAGGATGGACATCTGCCGTTCCCCTGTGCTCAGGTCCTCATCTACCCAGCCCTGCAGATGGCAGATTTCAACCTGCCCTCATACCAGCAAAATCATGCTGTGCCCATATTGTTTCGTGGCCGGATGGCGTTCTACTTCCTGCAGTACCTCAGTGGGGATATGTCTGTGTGCCAAGATGTTTTGGAAGGAAACCATGTCCCCACTGAGCTTAGGCCAAGCTATAAGAAGTGGCTCTCCCCTTCCAACCTACCTCCTGAGTGCCTCGTACGGGGTTTCCGTGAGCACCCACCCCCAGAATATGATGGGGAGGTGTACCACACAATCAAAGCTGGTTTGGAACCTGAGGTCTCACCTTTACTTGCAGATGATGCTGTCATTCAGAAAACCCCGCCCACTTTCATCCTCACCTGTGAGTATGATGTCCTGAGGGATGATGGGATTCTTTACAGGAAACGGCTGCTGGACTTGGAAAATTATGTCACCTGGCAACATATGATGGATGGTTTTCATGGCATGATTAACTTTTTTAACCAGGGCTTGCTCACCTTTCCCGCTGCAGTACAGGTTGTGGATAGTGTTGTTGACTATATGAAAACACTGTGA
- the dhrs3b gene encoding short-chain dehydrogenase/reductase 3b, whose product MELKSACRMFLFPVQMLYYIVKASFLLLLPSRRKDLTKEVVLITGGGRGIGRHLAKEFAKQGARKVILWGRTEKCLKETAEEIFLSGTECHYFLCDVANREEVYKQAKVVREKVGDVTILVNNAAVVHGKSLMDSDDDALLKSQHINTMGQFWTTKAFLPRMLELQHGHVVCINSILSQSPIPGTIDYCTSKASSLAFMESLTLGLLDCPGVGCTTVLPFHTNTEMFQGMRVRFPQLFPPLKPEVVAQRTVDAVRADKAFLYLPWTMHALVILKSFMPQVALEEIHKFSGSYTCMNTFKGRT is encoded by the exons ATGGAGTTGAAAAGCGCGTGTCGTATGTTTCTTTTCCCGGTTCAAATGCTCTATTATATAGTCAAAGCAagtttcttgttgctgttgcCAAGCAGAAGGAAGGATCTGACCAAGGAGGTGGTGTTGATCACTGGTGGGGGACGAGGCATCGGGCGTCACCTGGCTAAGGAGTTTGCCAAGCAGGGGGCCAGAaag GTGATCTTGTGGGGCCGAACAGAAAAGTGCCTAAAAGAAACAGCTGAAGAGATCTTTCTGTCAGGAACAGAGTGCCATTACTTTCTGTGTGATGTGGCCAATCGGGAGGAGGTTTATAAGCAAGCCAAGGTGGTTCGAGAAAAG GTGGGCGATGTAACGATATTAGTGAACAACGCTGCTGTAGTCCATGGCAAAAGTCTGAtggacagtgatgatgatgcCCTACTGAAATCCCAACACATCAACACCATGGGACAGTTCTGG ACTACAAAGGCCTTCCTGCCTCGGATGTTGGAGCTGCAGCACGGCCATGTAGTGTGCATAAACTCCATCCTGTCCCAGTCTCCCATCCCTGGGACCATAGACTACTGCACCTCCAAGGCCTCATCACTGGCCTTTATGGAGAGTCTGACGCTAGGGCTGCTGGACTGTCCCGGTGTTGGCTGCACCACTGTGCTTCCCTTCCACACCAATACAGAGATGTTCCAGGGCATGAGAGTCAG GTTTCCCCAGCTCTTTCCACCTCTCAAACCTGAGGTAGTTGCCCAGAGGACTGTGGATGCAGTCAGAGCTGACAAGGCCTTCCTCTACCTGCCCTGGACTATGCATGCCCTTGTTATtctaaaaag CTTCATGCCACAAGTTGCACTTGAAGAAATCCACAAGTTTTCGGGGAGTTATACCTGCATGAACACATTCAAAGGGAGGACATGA
- the cfap107 gene encoding uncharacterized protein C1orf158 homolog has translation MVQDKWAQTGWRREQKYANKVLLGNWAEERIQFTRDPKTVNSTNRIDYRPHWDFKPDVFERRSALLRAEGLPSKLLFAHYGPPSSHYLLTQYEESYGHKHTNALPILRPWHPDSLTWQLDRSDRPISALPTNVGPLQSTKHHLEKQQSQLPSLTVYRSAYQRHPLSTFCQSRFVRASRMLSSHIHAANHNNKDLDLRQCLLLQIPDPSVSLLPQAQQV, from the exons ATGGTACAGGATAAATGGGCCCAAACCGGCTGGAGAAGAGAGCAGAAGTATGCTAATAAAGTGCTGTTAGGAAACTGGGCTGAAGAGAGAATTCAG TTCACTCGGGATCCAAAGACAGTCAACAGCACCAATCGTATAGACTACCGTCCCCACTGGGACTTCAAGCCAGACGTCTTTGAGAGAAGATCTGCCCTGCTGAGAGCTGAG GGGCTTCCATCCAAGCTGCTGTTTGCCCACTATGGCCCACCATCCTCTCATTACTTGCTCACGCAGTATGAAGAGAGCTACGGGCATAAGCACACAAATGCTTTGCCCATTCTGCGACCCTGGCATCCAGACAGCTTGACATGGCAGCTTGACAGGTCTGACCGGCCAATTTCTG CCCTTCCAACCAATGTTGGCCCACTGCAATCCACAAAGCATCATTTGGAAAAGCAGCAGTCACAACTCCCGTCACTCACTGTGTACAGGTCAGCATACCAGAGGCACCCACTTAGTACCTTCTGCCAGAGCCGCTTTGTCAGGGCTTCACGCATGCTTTCTAGCCACATCCATGCAGCCAATCACAACAACAAGGACCTGGATCTGAGACAGTGCTTGCTACTACAAATCCCAGATCCTTCTGTTAGCCTACTTCCACAAGCACAACAGGTTTAG